The Procambarus clarkii isolate CNS0578487 chromosome 57, FALCON_Pclarkii_2.0, whole genome shotgun sequence genome has a segment encoding these proteins:
- the LOC123744904 gene encoding uncharacterized protein, whose product MSVDKVRANRCVSGALLAVFCVFGFVLILQVAAMIFGPFKSACTKQVCLAKFLEGPPAFNNEVMASYLKKNYFLPPATSQYNLSGHDGATDTFNALVLFIKEYFKNKRGGVFVDVGAGDGEYRSITLQLEKSLGWTGLLVEPNERLYKKLLKKGRKAQLTKTCVSPYTYPAMMTLSHPRVEEGASHEVETLGKGKIEQFWTKDENAEHEKFEAQCVPFENLVYAAGITTTIDLLVLDMSSTDLEVLINTKLDSLPELEMLVIYANGVNIGSEIGGYFMEMNMVVKRVFGQTSATAAYVLVKFDGKRDL is encoded by the exons ATGTCTGTCGATAAAGTTCGTGCTAATAG GTGTGTAAGCGGGGCGCTGCTGGCTGTGTTTTGCGTCTTTGGCTTCGTTCTCATCCTTCAGGTGGCGGCCATGATCTTCGGGCCCTTCAAGTCCGCCTGTACCAAGCAAG TATGCCTGGCAAAGTTCTTGGAGGGTCCCCCTGCCTTCAACAACGAAGTGATGGCCAGCTACCTAAAGAAgaactacttcctccctcccgctACCAGCCAATACAACCTGTCCGGACATGACGGCGCCACCGACACTTTCAACGCCCTCGTTCTGTTCATCAAAGAATATTTCAAGAACAAG CGAGGCGGGGTGTTTGTTGACGTTGGCGCCGGGGACGGAGAGTATCGTTCCATCACGCTGCAGCTGGAGAAGTCCCTGGGGTGGAcggggctgctggtggagcccAACGAGCGCCTCTACAAGAAGCTGCTCAAGAAGGGTCGCAAGGCCCAGCTGACCAAGACTTGTGTCTCGCCCTACACCTACCCAGCTATG ATGACGCTGTCACACCCGAGGGTGGAGGAGGGGGCCAGCCACGAGGTGGAGACACTCGGCAAGGGCAAGATAGAACAGTTCTGGACCAAGGAT GAAAATGCAGAACACGAAAAGTTCGAGGCGCAGTGCGTGCCGTTCGAGAACCTGGTGTACGCCGCCGGGATCACCACGACCATCGACCTGCTGGTGCTCGACATGAGCAGCACCGACCTCGAAGTTCTCATCAACaccaagctcgactccctcccggAGTTAGAG ATGCTGGTAATCTACGCCAACGGGGTCAACATCGGGAGCGAGATCGGGGGCTACTTCATGGAGATGAACATGGTGGTCAAGAGAGTCTTCGGCCAGACCTCGGCGACTGCTGCCTACGTTCTCGTTAAGTTCGATGGTAAAAGAGACCTGTAA